One stretch of Macaca nemestrina isolate mMacNem1 chromosome 17, mMacNem.hap1, whole genome shotgun sequence DNA includes these proteins:
- the LOC105468687 gene encoding formin-like protein 1 isoform X5 — protein sequence MGNAAGSTEQPASPAAPPPKQPAPPKQPMPAAGELEERFNRALNCMNLPPDKVQLLSQYDNEKKWELICDQERFQVKNPPAAYIQKLKSYVDTGGVSRKVAADWMSNLGFKRRVQESTQVLRELETSLRTNHIGWVQEFLNEENRGLDVLLEYLAFAQCSVTYDMESTDNGASNSEKNKPLEQSVEDLSKGPPSSVPKSRHLTIKCPPSPRLTPAHSRKALRNSRIVSQKDDVHVCIMCLRAIMNYQSGFSLVMNHPACVNEIALSLNNKNPRTKALVLELLAAVCLVRGGHDIILAAFDNFKEVCGEQHRFEKLMEYFRNEDSNIDFMVACMQFINIVVHSVENMNFRVFLQYEFTHLGLDLYLERLRLTESDKLQVQIQAYLDNVFDVGALLEDTETKNAVLEHMEELQEQVALLTERLRDAENESMAKIAELEKQLSQARKELETLRERFSESTAMGASRRPPEPERAPPAAPTRPSALELKVEELEEKGLIRILRGPGDAVSIEILPVAVATPSGGDAPTPGVPTGSPSPDLAPAAEPAPGAAPPPPPPLPGLPSPQEAPPSAPPQAPPLPGSPEPPPAPPLPGDLPPPPPPPPPPPPPGTDGPVPPPPPPPGGPPDALGRRDSELGPGVKAKKPIQTKFRMPLLNWVALKPSQITGTVFTELNDEKVLQELDMSDFEEQFKTKSQGPSLDLSTLKSKAAQKAPSKATLIEANRAKNLAITLRKGNLGAERICQAIEAYDLQALGLDFLELLMRFLPTEYERSLIARFEREQRPMEELSEEDRFMLHFSRIPRLPERMTTLTFLGNFPDTAQLLMPQLNAIIAASMSIKSSDKLRQILEIVLAFGNYMNSSKRGAAYGFRLQSLDALLEMKSTDRKQTLLHYLVKVIAEKYPQLTGFHSDLHFLDKAGSVSLDSVLADVRSLQRGLELTQREFVRQDDCVVLKEFLRANSPTMDKLLADSKTAQEAFESVVEYFGENPKTTSPGLFFSLFSRFVKAYKKAEQEVEQWKKEAAAQEAGVDTLGKGEPPAHKSPPKARRAQMDLISELKRKQQKEPLIYESDRDGAIEDIITVIKTVPFTARTGKRTSRLLCEASLGEEMPL from the exons AACTGCATGAACTTGCCCCCGGACAAAGTCCAGCTGCTGAGCCAGTATGACAACGAGAAGAAGTGGGAGCTCATCTGTGATCAG GAGCGGTTTCAAGTCAAGAACCCCCCTGCAGCCTACATCCAGAAGCTGAAGAGTTATGTGGATACTGGTGGGGTCAGCCGAAAGGTAGCAGCTGATTGGATGTCCAACCTGGGG TTTAAGAGGCGAGTTCAGGAGTCCACCCAGGTGCTTCGGGAGCTGGAGACCTCCCTGAGGACAAACCACATTGG GTGGGTGCAGGAGTTCCTCAACGAAGAGAACCGCGGCCTGGATGTGCTCCTCGAGTACCTGGCCTTTGCCCAGTGCTCTGTCAC GTATGACATGGAGAGCACAGACAACGGGGCTTCCAACTCAGAGAAAAACAAGCCCCTGGAGCAGTCGGTGGAAGACCTCAGCAAGGGTCCGCCCTCCTCTGTGCCCAAAAGCCGCCACCTGACCATCAA GTGTCCCCCTTCTCCCCG GCTGACCCCCGCCCACAGCAGGAAGGCCCTGCGGAATTCCCGCATCGTTAGCCAGAAGGACGACGTCCACGTCTGCATTATGTGCCTGCGTGCCATCATGAACTACCAG tCTGGCTTCAGCCTTGTCATGAACCACCCAGCCTGTGTCAATGAGATTGCTCTGAGCCTCAACAACAAGAACCCCAG AACCAAGGCTCTGGTGCTGGAGCTGCTGGCGGCCGTGTGCTTGGTGCGGGGAGGACATGACATCATCCTTGCAGCCTTTGACAACTTCAAGGAG GTGTGTGGGGAGCAGCACCGCTTTGAAAAGCTGATGGAATATTTCCGGAATGAGGACAGCAACATCGACTTCATG GTGGCCTGCATGCAGTTCATCAACATTGTGGTACACTCGGTGGAGAACATGAACTTCCGTGTCTTCCTGCAATATGAGTTCACCCACTTGGGCCTGGACCTGTACTTGGAG AGGCTTCGGCTTACCGAGAGTGACAAGCTGCAGGTGCAGATCCAGGCGTACCTGGACAATGTTTTTGATGTGGGGGCGCTACTGGAGGACACAGAGACCAAGAACGCTGTGCTGGAGCACATGGAGGAACTGCAGGAGCAGGTGGCACTG CTGACAGAGCGGCTTCGGGACGCGGAGAACGAATCCATGGCCAAGATTGCAGAACTGGAAAAACAGCTAAGCCAGGCGCGCAAGGAGTTGGAGACCCTGCGG GAGCGCTTCAGCGAATCGACCGCCATGGGCGCCTCCAGGCGTCCCCCCGAGCCTGAGAGAGCACCTCCCGCTGCCCCGACGCGGCCCTCGGCCCTGGAGCTGAAGgtggaggagctggaggagaaGGGGTTAATCCGTATCCTGCGGGGGCCGGGGGATGCTGTCTCCATCGAGATCCTCCCCGTCGCTGTGGCAACTCCAAGCGGCGGTGATGCTCCGACTCCGGGGGTGCCGACCGGCTCCCCCAGCCCAG ATCTCGCACCTGCAGCGGAGCCGGCTCCGGGAgcagcgccgccgccgccgcccccacTGCCCGGCCTCCCCTCCCCGCAGGAAGCCCCGCCCTCGGCGCCCCCACAGGCCCCGCCTCTCCCTGGCAGCCCGGAGCCCCCGCCGGCGCCGCCGCTGCCCGGAGACCTtccgcccccacccccgccaccgccaccgccaccaCCTCCGGGCACTGACGGGCCGGtgcctccgccgccgccgcctccgggAGGTCCTCCTGATGCCTTAGGAAGACGCGACTCAGAATTGGGCCCAG GAGTGAAGGCCAAGAAGCCCATCCAGACCAAGTTCCGAATGCCCCTCTTGAACTGGGTGGCACTGAAACCCAGCCAGATCACCGGCACCGTCTTCACAGAGCTCAATGATGAGAAGGTGCTGCAG GAGCTGGACATGAGTGACTTTGAGGAACAGTTCAAGACCAAGTCCCAAGGCCCCAGCCTGGACCTCAGCACTCTCAAGAGTAAGGCAGCCCAGAAGGCCCCCAGCAAGGCAACACTCATTGAGGCCAACCGGGCCAAGAACTTGGCCATCACCCTGCGGAAGGGCAACCTGGGGGCCGAGCGCATCTGCCAAGCCATTGAGGC GTACGACCTGCAGGCTCTGGGCCTGGACTTCCTGGAGCTGCTGATGCGCTTCCTGCCCACAGAGTATGAGCGCAGCCTCATCGCCCGCTTTGAGCGGGAGCAGCGGCCGATGGAGGAGCTGTCGGAGGAGGACCGCTTCATGCTACACTTCAGCCGCATCCCGCGCCTGCCGGAGCGCATGACCACACTCACCTTCCTGGGCAACTTCCCAGACACAGCCCAGCTGCTCATGCCG CAACTGAATGCCATCATTGCAGCCTCAATGTCCATCAAGTCCTCTGACAAACTCCGCCAGATCCTGGAG ATCGTCCTGGCCTTCGGCAACTACATGAACAGTAGCAAGCGTGGCGCAGCTTATGGCTTCAGGCTCCAGAGCCTGGATGCG CTGTTGGAGATGAAGTCGACTGACCGCAAGCAGACGCTGCTGCACTACCTGGTGAAGGTCATTGCTGAGAAGTACCCGCAACTCACAGGCTTCCACAGCGACCTGCACTTCCTGGACAAGGCAGGCTCAG TGTCCCTGGACAGTGTCCTGGCAGACGTGCGCTCCCTGCAGCGAGGCCTAGAGTTGACACAGAGGGAGTTTGTGCGGCAGGATGACTGCGTGGTGCTCAAGGAGTTCCTGAGGGCCAACTCGCCCACCATGGACAAGCTGCTAGCAGACAGCAAGACGGCTCAG GAGGCCTTTGAGTCCGTGGTGGAATACTTCGGAGAGAACCCCAAGACCACATCCCCAGGCCTGTTCTTCTCCCTCTTTAGCCGCTTCGTTAAGGCCTACAAG AAAGCTGAGCAGGAGGTGGAACAGTGGAAAAAAGAAGCCGCTGCCCAGGAGGCAGGCGTTGATACCCTGGGCAAAGGGGAGCCCCCAGCACACAAG TCACCGCCAAAGGCCCGGCGGGCACAGATGGACCTAATCTCTGAGCTGAAACGGAAGCAGCAGAAGGAGCCACTCATTTATGAGAGCGACCGTGACGGGGCCATTGAAGACATCATCACAG TGATCAAGACGGTGCCCTTCACGGCCCGTACCGGCAAGCGGACATCCCGGCTCCTCTGTGAGGCCAGCCTGGGAGAAGAGATGCCCCTCTAG
- the LOC105468687 gene encoding formin-like protein 1 isoform X2, with the protein MGNAAGSTEQPASPAAPPPKQPAPPKQPMPAAGELEERFNRALNCMNLPPDKVQLLSQYDNEKKWELICDQERFQVKNPPAAYIQKLKSYVDTGGVSRKVAADWMSNLGFKRRVQESTQVLRELETSLRTNHIGWVQEFLNEENRGLDVLLEYLAFAQCSVTYDMESTDNGASNSEKNKPLEQSVEDLSKGPPSSVPKSRHLTIKLTPAHSRKALRNSRIVSQKDDVHVCIMCLRAIMNYQSGFSLVMNHPACVNEIALSLNNKNPRTKALVLELLAAVCLVRGGHDIILAAFDNFKEVCGEQHRFEKLMEYFRNEDSNIDFMVACMQFINIVVHSVENMNFRVFLQYEFTHLGLDLYLERLRLTESDKLQVQIQAYLDNVFDVGALLEDTETKNAVLEHMEELQEQVALLTERLRDAENESMAKIAELEKQLSQARKELETLRERFSESTAMGASRRPPEPERAPPAAPTRPSALELKVEELEEKGLIRILRGPGDAVSIEILPVAVATPSGGDAPTPGVPTGSPSPDLAPAAEPAPGAAPPPPPPLPGLPSPQEAPPSAPPQAPPLPGSPEPPPAPPLPGDLPPPPPPPPPPPPPGTDGPVPPPPPPPGGPPDALGRRDSELGPGVKAKKPIQTKFRMPLLNWVALKPSQITGTVFTELNDEKVLQELDMSDFEEQFKTKSQGPSLDLSTLKSKAAQKAPSKATLIEANRAKNLAITLRKGNLGAERICQAIEAYDLQALGLDFLELLMRFLPTEYERSLIARFEREQRPMEELSEEDRFMLHFSRIPRLPERMTTLTFLGNFPDTAQLLMPQLNAIIAASMSIKSSDKLRQILEIVLAFGNYMNSSKRGAAYGFRLQSLDALLEMKSTDRKQTLLHYLVKVIAEKYPQLTGFHSDLHFLDKAGSVSLDSVLADVRSLQRGLELTQREFVRQDDCVVLKEFLRANSPTMDKLLADSKTAQEAFESVVEYFGENPKTTSPGLFFSLFSRFVKAYKKAEQEVEQWKKEAAAQEAGVDTLGKGEPPAHKSPPKARRAQMDLISELKRKQQKEPLIYESDRDGAIEDIITGKGLARPWSYSQPILLCCLLTQSPTLWGTGCHTASCYLFCFSFLFPFSTLLHPPHPHSVIKTVPFTARTGKRTSRLLCEASLGEEMPL; encoded by the exons AACTGCATGAACTTGCCCCCGGACAAAGTCCAGCTGCTGAGCCAGTATGACAACGAGAAGAAGTGGGAGCTCATCTGTGATCAG GAGCGGTTTCAAGTCAAGAACCCCCCTGCAGCCTACATCCAGAAGCTGAAGAGTTATGTGGATACTGGTGGGGTCAGCCGAAAGGTAGCAGCTGATTGGATGTCCAACCTGGGG TTTAAGAGGCGAGTTCAGGAGTCCACCCAGGTGCTTCGGGAGCTGGAGACCTCCCTGAGGACAAACCACATTGG GTGGGTGCAGGAGTTCCTCAACGAAGAGAACCGCGGCCTGGATGTGCTCCTCGAGTACCTGGCCTTTGCCCAGTGCTCTGTCAC GTATGACATGGAGAGCACAGACAACGGGGCTTCCAACTCAGAGAAAAACAAGCCCCTGGAGCAGTCGGTGGAAGACCTCAGCAAGGGTCCGCCCTCCTCTGTGCCCAAAAGCCGCCACCTGACCATCAA GCTGACCCCCGCCCACAGCAGGAAGGCCCTGCGGAATTCCCGCATCGTTAGCCAGAAGGACGACGTCCACGTCTGCATTATGTGCCTGCGTGCCATCATGAACTACCAG tCTGGCTTCAGCCTTGTCATGAACCACCCAGCCTGTGTCAATGAGATTGCTCTGAGCCTCAACAACAAGAACCCCAG AACCAAGGCTCTGGTGCTGGAGCTGCTGGCGGCCGTGTGCTTGGTGCGGGGAGGACATGACATCATCCTTGCAGCCTTTGACAACTTCAAGGAG GTGTGTGGGGAGCAGCACCGCTTTGAAAAGCTGATGGAATATTTCCGGAATGAGGACAGCAACATCGACTTCATG GTGGCCTGCATGCAGTTCATCAACATTGTGGTACACTCGGTGGAGAACATGAACTTCCGTGTCTTCCTGCAATATGAGTTCACCCACTTGGGCCTGGACCTGTACTTGGAG AGGCTTCGGCTTACCGAGAGTGACAAGCTGCAGGTGCAGATCCAGGCGTACCTGGACAATGTTTTTGATGTGGGGGCGCTACTGGAGGACACAGAGACCAAGAACGCTGTGCTGGAGCACATGGAGGAACTGCAGGAGCAGGTGGCACTG CTGACAGAGCGGCTTCGGGACGCGGAGAACGAATCCATGGCCAAGATTGCAGAACTGGAAAAACAGCTAAGCCAGGCGCGCAAGGAGTTGGAGACCCTGCGG GAGCGCTTCAGCGAATCGACCGCCATGGGCGCCTCCAGGCGTCCCCCCGAGCCTGAGAGAGCACCTCCCGCTGCCCCGACGCGGCCCTCGGCCCTGGAGCTGAAGgtggaggagctggaggagaaGGGGTTAATCCGTATCCTGCGGGGGCCGGGGGATGCTGTCTCCATCGAGATCCTCCCCGTCGCTGTGGCAACTCCAAGCGGCGGTGATGCTCCGACTCCGGGGGTGCCGACCGGCTCCCCCAGCCCAG ATCTCGCACCTGCAGCGGAGCCGGCTCCGGGAgcagcgccgccgccgccgcccccacTGCCCGGCCTCCCCTCCCCGCAGGAAGCCCCGCCCTCGGCGCCCCCACAGGCCCCGCCTCTCCCTGGCAGCCCGGAGCCCCCGCCGGCGCCGCCGCTGCCCGGAGACCTtccgcccccacccccgccaccgccaccgccaccaCCTCCGGGCACTGACGGGCCGGtgcctccgccgccgccgcctccgggAGGTCCTCCTGATGCCTTAGGAAGACGCGACTCAGAATTGGGCCCAG GAGTGAAGGCCAAGAAGCCCATCCAGACCAAGTTCCGAATGCCCCTCTTGAACTGGGTGGCACTGAAACCCAGCCAGATCACCGGCACCGTCTTCACAGAGCTCAATGATGAGAAGGTGCTGCAG GAGCTGGACATGAGTGACTTTGAGGAACAGTTCAAGACCAAGTCCCAAGGCCCCAGCCTGGACCTCAGCACTCTCAAGAGTAAGGCAGCCCAGAAGGCCCCCAGCAAGGCAACACTCATTGAGGCCAACCGGGCCAAGAACTTGGCCATCACCCTGCGGAAGGGCAACCTGGGGGCCGAGCGCATCTGCCAAGCCATTGAGGC GTACGACCTGCAGGCTCTGGGCCTGGACTTCCTGGAGCTGCTGATGCGCTTCCTGCCCACAGAGTATGAGCGCAGCCTCATCGCCCGCTTTGAGCGGGAGCAGCGGCCGATGGAGGAGCTGTCGGAGGAGGACCGCTTCATGCTACACTTCAGCCGCATCCCGCGCCTGCCGGAGCGCATGACCACACTCACCTTCCTGGGCAACTTCCCAGACACAGCCCAGCTGCTCATGCCG CAACTGAATGCCATCATTGCAGCCTCAATGTCCATCAAGTCCTCTGACAAACTCCGCCAGATCCTGGAG ATCGTCCTGGCCTTCGGCAACTACATGAACAGTAGCAAGCGTGGCGCAGCTTATGGCTTCAGGCTCCAGAGCCTGGATGCG CTGTTGGAGATGAAGTCGACTGACCGCAAGCAGACGCTGCTGCACTACCTGGTGAAGGTCATTGCTGAGAAGTACCCGCAACTCACAGGCTTCCACAGCGACCTGCACTTCCTGGACAAGGCAGGCTCAG TGTCCCTGGACAGTGTCCTGGCAGACGTGCGCTCCCTGCAGCGAGGCCTAGAGTTGACACAGAGGGAGTTTGTGCGGCAGGATGACTGCGTGGTGCTCAAGGAGTTCCTGAGGGCCAACTCGCCCACCATGGACAAGCTGCTAGCAGACAGCAAGACGGCTCAG GAGGCCTTTGAGTCCGTGGTGGAATACTTCGGAGAGAACCCCAAGACCACATCCCCAGGCCTGTTCTTCTCCCTCTTTAGCCGCTTCGTTAAGGCCTACAAG AAAGCTGAGCAGGAGGTGGAACAGTGGAAAAAAGAAGCCGCTGCCCAGGAGGCAGGCGTTGATACCCTGGGCAAAGGGGAGCCCCCAGCACACAAG TCACCGCCAAAGGCCCGGCGGGCACAGATGGACCTAATCTCTGAGCTGAAACGGAAGCAGCAGAAGGAGCCACTCATTTATGAGAGCGACCGTGACGGGGCCATTGAAGACATCATCACAGGTAAGGGCTTGGCCAGGCCTTGGTCTTATTCTCAGCCTATCCTTCTATGCTGTCTTCTGACCCAATCCCCTACCCTCTGGGGGACTGGCTGCCACACTGCTTCTTGctaccttttctgtttttctttcctttttcctttctctactcTCCTTCACCCGCCCCACCCCCACTCAGTGATCAAGACGGTGCCCTTCACGGCCCGTACCGGCAAGCGGACATCCCGGCTCCTCTGTGAGGCCAGCCTGGGAGAAGAGATGCCCCTCTAG